In Paenibacillus sonchi, the genomic stretch CCTAATATCCCTCATGAATCGGTGCCCGTAGGCAAGTCCGAGGAAGAGAATGTGGAAATCCGCCGGTGGTCGCAGCCGCGTGAGTTTGGGTTTACGCCGAAGTCGCATTGGGAGCTGGCACAGCAGCTGGATATCATTGACTTTGAAGCCGCTGCCAAGGTCACAGGCTCTCGTTTTGCTTTTTACAAGGGGCTTGGAGCGCGTCTGGAACGTGCACTTATCAACTTCATGATGGATCTTCACAGCGGGGAACATAATTATGAGGAGATGCTGCCGCCTTATATTGTTAATAAGGACAGCCTATACGGCACCGGCCAGCTTCCTAAGTTCGAGGAGGATCTCTTCAAGCTGCGGGATACCGAATATTATCTGATACCTACTGCTGAGGTTCCAGTGACGAATTACTACCGCGAGGAAATTCTGACGGCTGCAGATTTGCCGAAGTATCACGTGGCCTACAGCTCTTGTTTCCGTTCTGAAGCAGGCTCGGCCGGCCGGGATACACGCGGGCTGATCCGCCAGCATCAGTTCAACAAGGTGGAACTGGTGAAGCTCACCACACCAGAAACCTCATATGAGGAACTGGAGAAGATGACGGCGGATGCTGAACGTGTGCTGCAGCTCCTGGAACTGCCATATCGCGTACTGGGCCTCTGTACGGGCGATATGGGCTTCACTTCTGCTAAGACGTACGATCTTGAGGTGTGGCTGCCAGAGAGCGGCATGTACCGTGAAATCTCCTCCTGCTCGAATACAGAAGACTTCCAGGCCAGACGGGCTAACATCCGTTACCGCAAGGAGCCTAAAGCTAAGCCGGAATTTGTCCATACACTGAATGGCTCCGCACTTGCTGTTGGCCGTACGGTAGCCGCTATTCTGGAGAATTATCAGCAGGAAGACGGCACAGTATTGATTCCTGCAGTACTGCAGCCGTATATGCGGAATGTGAAAGCGATCAGTCCGAAGGCTGCTCAATAATTATACTTGCGAAGGCTTGCTCTGTGTGGTATACTTTCTAATGCATGTGAAATTTTGATGCATTGGAGAGGTACCGAAGCGGTCATAACGGGGCGGTCTTGAAAACCGTTAGGGTGCAAGCCCACATGGGTTCGAATCCCATCCTCTCCGCCATTCCTTCAGAAATGAATTCAATACATGAAGATAGAAGCTGCCTTCCTTGGAAGGCGGCTTTTTTTACATCTCAGAAAGTATATATTGAGGTCCCTGGGCAAGGGTCCTTGCCTCACGGAGGGGGAGCGGTCCGGGAACCCGTGCCGCCAAGTATAAAAAGCTCCTTTTCTCCGCAATGTAATAGGGAAGGAGGCTGATAATAACGATGAACCGAGAATTACAGCTGGATCAGCAAAGTCTGGTGTCTGCTTGGCAGGAGCGTCTGCCTGCTCTGATGGAGGATGGAGACAGCTTTAGCGTACAGGGTGATGCAGCGGACCCTAGCAGTCTGCTGGTTCATTTTAATGCTGCCGGACGTCAGGCGTATTCCCTGGACTTTCGTTGTACTTATGTCGACAGCCGTGAGGTTGCAGTAAGTCTAATTGATGCCGAAGAAGCTGGGCGCCAGACCGATGAACGCTCCGATGCAGTTCAGCTTTTGGCCCAGCGGTACACCAGACAGATTCATGAATGCGCCCAGGCGCTGCAAGACCTGACCAATCCCTAGGAGGCAAACCTACAAATGAGCAAACCCAAAAGCATGCCTGCGCCAGGTTCGGAAGATAACCATCAGGAGCGCCGGAAGGAACATAAGTTCTCCGGACCTGAACCGCTTTCCGGCTCCAAAAAGGTTAAGCAGGCTAACCATGTAGACCATCATAACCGTCAAGGCTGATTTTTTTAGAGTGATATTAGAAAGAAATGTTTCTCATAATTGCCAAATGGTTTATCATAAGGGAGGGAAGAAATAGTTTACATGGGAGAGGAGATTTTTAATGAAGAGAAAATGGGGGTTGTCCGCTGCCGCACTGCTGCTAACCGCTGCAGTAATTTTACCCGGCTGCGCCAACAAGGAGCAAGCGCCTAAGGAGGCACTGAAATCTGCTGCGATCAAAGCGACCACTCTGAAATCGTATGAGATGAAGAGTAAGCTGGTGATTAATAATCTGGCTATAGATGCGCCGGCAAACAGCGAGTCGGATGGGTCAACGGCACAGGTGCTCAGTATGCTGAAAAACGCCGATATCACAATCGACGGTGTCTATCAGGCAGATCCAATGCAGACCGAAATGACGATGGTACTCAATCTGAAGGGTGATATGACGATGTCCTTCACGATTCCAATGGTGATGACCAAGGAAAAGATGTATTTCAAAATACCGTCTATCCCATTCCTGCCGCTTCCGGAAACAGTAGTCGGCAAGTTTGTAGAGCTTGATCTGAAGGAGCTGGCTGAGCAGGGAGGAACCGAATGGAATCCTGGTTCTCTTGATACTCAGAAGATGCAAAAGCTCTCTAATGAGGTGCTTAACACATTGATGGGCGAGTATGATGATACAACATACTTCAAGAACATTAAGCCGAAGGACGCCGCTTTGCCCGAGGGTGTGGAAGCAGATCAGGTGGTTCAGTTCAACGTAACCAATGATAACGTCAAAGAGGCGCTAACGATTCTTGTGAATAATGCCTTGCCGAAGATTATCGATATCGTGAGCAAACCGGAATATAAGGATGTTCTGAAAATTGACGATGCCGACATGGCTAAATTCAAAGAAGAGCTGAAGTCCAGTGATGCCCGCGCAGAATTCGACAAGGACTTGGCCGATTTAGGAAAATATCTGACCATCAACAAATTCAATCTGAATACAGCGATCAACAAAGATGATTTTCCGGTGTATCAGGATCTTCTGATGGACATTAAGGTGAACGATCCAGACAAGGGTGAGAATGTCAGCTTGTCCTTAACCGCCAGCAATCAATACAGTAAAATCAATGAAAAGCAGACCTTCACCATTGGCATTCCTCAGGGAGACGATGTCATTACGATGGATGAGCTGCAGCAGGAATTTGGAAGCATAGGCAGCTCCTACTAAGCAGGCAGTTGAAATCAAAAATCCCGCATATGTGCGAAGTCTTCGCGCTTGTGCGGGATTTTTTATGATATCCATAACAGGGGGAGAGCTTGTACCGGGGAAAATTGTCATTACTCCTGTGGCCGGATATCATCAGCGAGAATAGCGTAAGTGCGGTGATCCTGCCATTGTCCATTTATTTTAATAAAACGGCGGGCTATGCCCTCAGCCAGAAACCCGTTCTTCTCCAAGACCCGGCGGGAGCCGTGATTATGAAGCAGAATGGCGGCTTGCACTCTATGCAGGCCAAGGGAACGGAAGGCGAACTTAAGGATAAGGCCTACGGCCGCGCTGGTGTATCCTTGTCCCTGCAGCGCATAATCAATGAAATAGCCTATATCCGCAAACTGTCCAACCCCACGTACTACATTAGAGATCGTGATCTGTCCAATCAGCATGCCATCAAGTAAAAATATACCGAACATGTAGCCCCGGTCCTGCAAGGAGTCCTCCACACGCTGGGCAATGAGCCGCTGCTGGCTCTCCAGCGTGAAGTAATCCCCGTCGCGCAGCGGTTCAAAGGGTTGATGATGTTCTTTATTGCGCAGACGCAGCCGGAGGAGTACATCGGCATCCTGGACCTGCAGCAGAGAAATATAAATGCCATGTGATGTGTCATATAACTTCTGATCCATGGGATTCTCCTTACTTTGAAGATTTCTTGCGCAGCTGCCGGAAAAAAGTGGTCAGCAGTTCAGCGCATTCCTGCTGCAATATGCCTTGAATGACCTCGGTGCGGTGATTAAAGCGCGGTTCCTCCAGAAGATTCATGAGTGTGCCTGCACAGCCGGCTTTGGGATCCGGGGTGCCGTAGACCGTAAGCGGCACTCTGGACTGGACCATGGCCCCTGCACACATAGGGCAGGGCTCTAAGGTAACATACAGGTGGCAATCCAGGAGACGCCACGAACCAAGCAATACACTGGCTTCACGAATCGCTACCATCTCCGCGTGGGCGGTGGAATCCATCGTTGTCTCCCGCAGGTTATAGCCGCGGCCGATAATCTTTCCATCACGGACAACTACGGCTCCTATAGGAACCTCGCCTAAAGCTTCCGCTTTGCGGGCCTCCGCAATTGCTTCTTTCATCCAATATTCATGAACCGCCAATTCCTCAGAGGACAGTTCATCATTTACACTATTCAAGCTCATCTTCCCTTCTGCAAATGCCCCTTGTACAACGAACAAATATTCGTTCTTAACAAATTGTGTACAACTCTGTGGATAAGGCTCGACTTATACACAAAATTGTGCACATCGCAATCTGATAAATTGTTTATATGTGTATAACCTGTGGATGGTTTCTTATCCATTGTAGAGAAAGTGTCTGCATAATTCAATATTTCCCGAAACAGCCAGCGTGAGTGAAATGTCTTTTCAAATGGGGAGGCAAAAGGTATGATAATGTTTGAATGCTCCGCTAGGATTTACCAGCGGGTAAGAGGTGAAAATACAGCTTGTCCATAAAAACTAAGTTATCGGCAATCATTTTCGGATCGGTGCTCTTAATTCTGGCGCTTAATCTAACACTTAATCTTCATGCCGCCCGGAGTAATCTTCGCAATGAAAGTGAGAAGAATATGAAGATGGCTGCCAGACAGATTGCCGTTTCGGTCGAGCAGAGCAGCTACAGCTCTAATTATGTCCAGCATCAAATTGCCCAGAACCTCAGATTGACCGCTATTCTGGCTTCCAAAGAGCTTGATCCCGATATTAAGAATGTGAAGGACGCTCAACTGGTTGCGCTGGCCCATAAACTGGGAGTGTCTAATATTTCGCTCCTGGTTAAGACTGAGGATGATGTGGTTGTAGCCAGATCCTCAGATCCCGGTGAGATTGGTCTGTCTACCAAAGGTATGGGCTATTGGTATGTGGCATTTTTGGAGCTGTTTGCGGGTCAGGAGGTTTCCGTCGAGCAGGGGCAGAGCTTTGAGCATTTTTGGTCAGGACCTTTTGAATATTCTACCTCCAATCCGAAGTTTATCGAGAAGTGGGGATACTATTATGATCAAAAGAGCAATTACATTATAGATCCTTACATCCGCAGCACCGCCGTAAGTGATTATGTCAAGATTATGAATCCCGATGAGATTGTCCGCCAGTCCAAGGAGGTTAATCCAGGCATTCTGGAGGTCACAGGGATCAATCCCAAAACCTTTGGAGCACCCACTATGCTTCCGGATGGCAGTGATCCTACAAATCAGAAGCTGAGAAACCGGGCGATTAAGTATGGCACATACATTTATGGCAATGTGGAAGAGGACAAGACGGCTGTTATGGAAGCTCTTAGCAGCGGCAGCCCTCTGACACTGGACACGCAGGCGCTGGGTAAAAGAGTGCTGAAAACCTTTATTCCCATTACGCAGCCGGGCGTGGAGGATTACGTCATCAGTGTAGTCATGGATTATTCGGTTATTTCCTCTGTAATCAAAGAGCAGCTGATCAATAATGTGACTACATCGATTATTCTGCTGGTAGTTTTTTTTGCGGCGAGCTATATCCTTGCGGGTATTGTTACCCGGCCGATTCAGCATATTCTAGCAAAAGTTAACGATGTGGCCCGGGGCAAATTCGAACCTCCGCTTAAAGTCGATAGCCGTGATGAGCTGGGGCAGCTGGCACACCGTATCAATGCCATGACCTCCCATCTGCTGCAGCATACCAACCGGCTGGGACAGACGCTGGAAGAGAACCGGGCCGTCAAGGAACGGCTGGAGTCGGTCATTAACGGCACTTCAGATGCCATTCATACCATGGACATGGACGGACGGATTATCAGTACGAACCGGGCCTTCGAAGAGCTGTATGGCTGGAGCGCGGACGATGTATCGGATAAGACGCCATACCTGGTGCCTGCTACGGCGCAGAAGCAGGAGGAAACCAGACTGAGGGAGCTGAAGAACGGAGCGGTTCTGCCGCCGCTGGAAACCATCAGGCTGAAACGCGACGGCTCGCTCGTTGAAGTCAGCGTCAGCAGCTCGGTTATCCGTGACGAGGAGGGCAATCCGCAGTCTTTTGTCCATGTCTCGCGTGATATGACGGAGCGCAACCGGATGGAGGAGCTGCTGAGACGCTCTGAGAAGCTGACTACGGTCGGCCAGCTTGCCGCCGGGGTTGCCCATGAGATCCGGAATCCGTTAACCACCCTGAGGGGATTTTTGCAGCTTCAGCAGGAGAAGAAGATTCTGGTGCCGCTTCATATTGAACTTATGCTCTCGGAGCTGGAGCGGATTAATATGATCGTGAGTGAATTTTTGATTTTGGCCAAGCCGCAGGCCGTGCATTTTCAGCTTAGGGACGTCCGGCTCATTCTGGGTGATGTGATCTCTCTTCTGGACAGCCAGGCGCATCTGTTCGGCATTGAATTCGAGGCCCGGTTTTCCCAGCAGCCGGCAACGGTCCACTGTGAAGAAAACCAGCTGAAGCAGGTGTTTATCAACATTGTCAAAAATGCAATTGAGGCCATGCCTGACGGAGGCACAATCATACTGGAGCAACAAATCATTGACGGCACCGTAGTGATTGTCATCTCTGACGAGGGTGAAGGGGTTCCCGAGGAAATATTGCCGAAGCTAGGGGAGCCGTTCTTTACCAACAAGGAGACGGGAACCGGACTTGGGCTGATGGTCAGCCAGCGGATTATCCAATCCCATAAGGGGAGCCTGGAAATACACAGTGAATACGGGAGCGGTGCTCAGGTTACCATTAAACTGCCCGAAGCCGGAGAGCATACTCCCGGGCAGGCTATGAACGAAGAACGGAGTGAAGATTGAAGTGAGAATTAATAAATTCATCAGTGAGACAGGATTCTGCTCACGGCGTGAAGCAGACAAGCTGGTGGAAGGCGGCAGAGTCACCATCAACGGAGAGCGTGCTGTGCTTGGCAGCCAGGCTGAGCCGGGAGATGATGTGCGCATAGACGGCAAACGCCTTGAAACGGGCAGCAAGGTTGTCTACATCGCGTTGAATAAGCCAGTGGGTATTACTTCAACGACAGAAGCACATATCCAGGGGAATATTGTCGATTTTGTCGGACATCATGAGCGGATATTCCCCATCGGCAGGCTGGATAAAGATTCCGAGGGGTTAATCCTGCTGACCAATGACGGAGATATCGTTAACAAGATATTAAGGGCTGAAGGCAAGCATGAGAAAGAATATATCGTAACAGTGGACCGGCCGGTTACTCCATCCTTTGTTACGGGGATGTCCAGCGGGGTCAAGATCCTGGGGAGCCGTACGCTTCCCTGTCAAGTGACGCGGATCAGTGAGCGGGTGTTCCGGATTATTCTGACGGAAGGCAAAAACCGGCAGATCCGCCGCATGTGCGCTGCTTTTGGCTATGAGGTCCGGCGGCTGCAGCGCATCAGGGTGATGAATATCCACCTGGGTTCCCTGCAGACCGGGGAATGGCGTGAGCTGACTGCCCCGGAGAAGATGGAGCTGGGAGCTATGCTGAACTATCAGCTGCAATAACGGCGTCAACGGACACTATAAGACAAACGGAAAAAAGAGCTGTTCTGAGGGCCGGTTAAGACGCTTCAGAGCAGCTCTTTATTTTTTGTCCAAATCTTTAATTGCTGGGTGTAACTGGCGTAGTTTCGGTTACGTCCTGATATTTGCGAAGGATGGAGACTTCCACACGCCGGTTTTTCGCGCGTCCGGCTGCCGTAGCATTGTCAGCGACCGGATGATATTCCCCATAGCCGATAGGACTGAACTTAACCGGGTCCAGATAGGGGTTCAGCAGCAGGATTTTCATGAATTGCAGCGCACGGGCAACACTGAGATCCCAGTTGGAGGGATACTCGCTATTGGAAATCGGGATGTTGTCTGTGTGGCCCTCTACCAGAACTTCATAATTCGGAAATTGCTGCAGCATGGTGGAGATGGATTTGGCCAGCTGACGGGATTCATCCTTAACTACAGCTTGTCCTGAGGAGAACAAGGCGTTATCGCTGATGGTGATGGTCAGCTGGGATTGATTCAGCTTGGTGCTGAGCAAATCGGTCAGACCGTTGTTCTTAATGTACTGGTCAAACTGTTTCTTCAGCTTCTCGAGCTCCTCCTGTTCCTTCTGGCGGAGCTTGGCGATATCGGCTTTACCGGT encodes the following:
- the serS gene encoding serine--tRNA ligase, translating into MLDVKILRSDYARVEEALNKRGKSLDLIAGFPQLDLRRRELLQETEGLKNRRNTVSGEVAKKKKNGEPADDLIAEMRTVSDRIKELDDEVRELEARIEELTMNIPNIPHESVPVGKSEEENVEIRRWSQPREFGFTPKSHWELAQQLDIIDFEAAAKVTGSRFAFYKGLGARLERALINFMMDLHSGEHNYEEMLPPYIVNKDSLYGTGQLPKFEEDLFKLRDTEYYLIPTAEVPVTNYYREEILTAADLPKYHVAYSSCFRSEAGSAGRDTRGLIRQHQFNKVELVKLTTPETSYEELEKMTADAERVLQLLELPYRVLGLCTGDMGFTSAKTYDLEVWLPESGMYREISSCSNTEDFQARRANIRYRKEPKAKPEFVHTLNGSALAVGRTVAAILENYQQEDGTVLIPAVLQPYMRNVKAISPKAAQ
- a CDS encoding small acid-soluble spore protein P — translated: MSKPKSMPAPGSEDNHQERRKEHKFSGPEPLSGSKKVKQANHVDHHNRQG
- a CDS encoding DUF6612 family protein, yielding MKRKWGLSAAALLLTAAVILPGCANKEQAPKEALKSAAIKATTLKSYEMKSKLVINNLAIDAPANSESDGSTAQVLSMLKNADITIDGVYQADPMQTEMTMVLNLKGDMTMSFTIPMVMTKEKMYFKIPSIPFLPLPETVVGKFVELDLKELAEQGGTEWNPGSLDTQKMQKLSNEVLNTLMGEYDDTTYFKNIKPKDAALPEGVEADQVVQFNVTNDNVKEALTILVNNALPKIIDIVSKPEYKDVLKIDDADMAKFKEELKSSDARAEFDKDLADLGKYLTINKFNLNTAINKDDFPVYQDLLMDIKVNDPDKGENVSLSLTASNQYSKINEKQTFTIGIPQGDDVITMDELQQEFGSIGSSY
- a CDS encoding GNAT family N-acetyltransferase, translated to MDQKLYDTSHGIYISLLQVQDADVLLRLRLRNKEHHQPFEPLRDGDYFTLESQQRLIAQRVEDSLQDRGYMFGIFLLDGMLIGQITISNVVRGVGQFADIGYFIDYALQGQGYTSAAVGLILKFAFRSLGLHRVQAAILLHNHGSRRVLEKNGFLAEGIARRFIKINGQWQDHRTYAILADDIRPQE
- the tadA gene encoding tRNA adenosine(34) deaminase TadA, whose translation is MNSVNDELSSEELAVHEYWMKEAIAEARKAEALGEVPIGAVVVRDGKIIGRGYNLRETTMDSTAHAEMVAIREASVLLGSWRLLDCHLYVTLEPCPMCAGAMVQSRVPLTVYGTPDPKAGCAGTLMNLLEEPRFNHRTEVIQGILQQECAELLTTFFRQLRKKSSK
- a CDS encoding ATP-binding protein, which codes for MSIKTKLSAIIFGSVLLILALNLTLNLHAARSNLRNESEKNMKMAARQIAVSVEQSSYSSNYVQHQIAQNLRLTAILASKELDPDIKNVKDAQLVALAHKLGVSNISLLVKTEDDVVVARSSDPGEIGLSTKGMGYWYVAFLELFAGQEVSVEQGQSFEHFWSGPFEYSTSNPKFIEKWGYYYDQKSNYIIDPYIRSTAVSDYVKIMNPDEIVRQSKEVNPGILEVTGINPKTFGAPTMLPDGSDPTNQKLRNRAIKYGTYIYGNVEEDKTAVMEALSSGSPLTLDTQALGKRVLKTFIPITQPGVEDYVISVVMDYSVISSVIKEQLINNVTTSIILLVVFFAASYILAGIVTRPIQHILAKVNDVARGKFEPPLKVDSRDELGQLAHRINAMTSHLLQHTNRLGQTLEENRAVKERLESVINGTSDAIHTMDMDGRIISTNRAFEELYGWSADDVSDKTPYLVPATAQKQEETRLRELKNGAVLPPLETIRLKRDGSLVEVSVSSSVIRDEEGNPQSFVHVSRDMTERNRMEELLRRSEKLTTVGQLAAGVAHEIRNPLTTLRGFLQLQQEKKILVPLHIELMLSELERINMIVSEFLILAKPQAVHFQLRDVRLILGDVISLLDSQAHLFGIEFEARFSQQPATVHCEENQLKQVFINIVKNAIEAMPDGGTIILEQQIIDGTVVIVISDEGEGVPEEILPKLGEPFFTNKETGTGLGLMVSQRIIQSHKGSLEIHSEYGSGAQVTIKLPEAGEHTPGQAMNEERSED
- the rluF gene encoding 23S rRNA pseudouridine(2604) synthase RluF, producing the protein MRINKFISETGFCSRREADKLVEGGRVTINGERAVLGSQAEPGDDVRIDGKRLETGSKVVYIALNKPVGITSTTEAHIQGNIVDFVGHHERIFPIGRLDKDSEGLILLTNDGDIVNKILRAEGKHEKEYIVTVDRPVTPSFVTGMSSGVKILGSRTLPCQVTRISERVFRIILTEGKNRQIRRMCAAFGYEVRRLQRIRVMNIHLGSLQTGEWRELTAPEKMELGAMLNYQLQ
- the motB gene encoding flagellar motor protein MotB, with amino-acid sequence MSKKTRHEEHEEHADESWLLPYSDLMTLLVALFLVMYAMSATDAKKFEEMAQAFSSALNGGSGVLEYRSDAPTNTQLDQGKEDKMNSVVAPNTGKADIAKLRQKEQEELEKLKKQFDQYIKNNGLTDLLSTKLNQSQLTITISDNALFSSGQAVVKDESRQLAKSISTMLQQFPNYEVLVEGHTDNIPISNSEYPSNWDLSVARALQFMKILLLNPYLDPVKFSPIGYGEYHPVADNATAAGRAKNRRVEVSILRKYQDVTETTPVTPSN